One Deltaproteobacteria bacterium CG11_big_fil_rev_8_21_14_0_20_49_13 genomic window carries:
- a CDS encoding ribosome maturation factor RimP codes for MDIKAISAKAQAVIEPVLLSLGYELVDCEFVNDHGWVLRVYIDNEAGSITIADCAEVSRSVSAALDVDDVIPQRYSLEVSSPGLNRPLRRLKDFERFKGEKARIRTIEPIDGRGNYIGILQGVAGDDILINVDGTEYKVPLNMVSKAKLEHEFKSKKE; via the coding sequence ATGGACATAAAGGCAATATCCGCAAAAGCACAGGCGGTCATAGAACCTGTTCTTCTAAGCCTTGGTTATGAACTGGTCGACTGCGAGTTCGTAAATGACCATGGCTGGGTCCTTCGCGTATATATAGATAACGAGGCCGGCTCCATAACGATCGCCGACTGCGCCGAAGTATCACGCAGTGTAAGTGCCGCACTTGATGTAGATGATGTCATTCCGCAGCGCTATTCGCTTGAGGTCTCTTCTCCTGGTTTAAACAGGCCTCTTCGCAGGCTCAAGGACTTTGAAAGGTTCAAGGGGGAGAAGGCAAGGATAAGGACCATTGAGCCGATAGACGGCCGGGGCAACTATATTGGCATCCTGCAGGGAGTTGCCGGCGATGATATATTGATAAACGTTGATGGCACCGAATACAAAGTGCCGCTCAATATGGTTTCAAAGGCGAAACTTGAACACGAATTCAAATCAAAAAAGGAGTAA